One Phaseolus vulgaris cultivar G19833 chromosome 2, P. vulgaris v2.0, whole genome shotgun sequence DNA window includes the following coding sequences:
- the LOC137811998 gene encoding helicase-like transcription factor CHR28 isoform X2, translated as MADEEVDFSKLFPGDDGDDDMFYIDIHTVQKVLDEDDDCDFLEKFPEDSSSKNVSPSESGTHDTFQIQNGSQVLEEPQFSRLGFTDSVTSFSPFCSDASDSGVRGSVGVSDSVANSWLDCEPENQGPRSQACSSPNAFPGNLSNSLSQGESDEVFCTEKTRVSKHEVPACSAESSLPEAQSKNISICGDNLNPSPWNGENEIQFKYLREDVEFENTSISSIVDNDDVNIEGYVEDTIGGVSGQQENDSCTSFEAFMDADISLHVATSSDSTIGQGSHASSDFIDYHGSSTYYKGMHNGPFIADSSLRILPNGFCSQLPDDEMMNNMKAKNVDLNADITSCDSYMPYGDHYQNNFHCEDAKFNVGQSVKQTPGIFSSVGCQAYQFFEIEDNYAVIPGISNQNQDSNGGIASFQGNVDNLNLQAANISLPHAHALITSEKQFGSVKREGGVQHKLVDSHLSKGKIKNFHVEEDPDVCIIEDISHPAPTSRSTITGNFSSISQSSGYANPQSYMVGSTKLKACDERNILRVALQDLSQPKSELNLPEGLLAVPLLRHQRIALSWMVQKEASSLYCSGGILADDQGLGKTVSTIALILKERPPLLNGCTNAHKSELDLNLDVDDDVLPQNGRVKEESNICEDKSSRYPVKSMNLLNQAKGRPSAGTLIVCPTSVLRQWAEELRSKVTSQTNLSVLVYHGSNRTKDPYEVAKYDVVLTTYSIVSMEVPKQPSADKDDEEKGNVEDQAVSSRKRKCPSNSSKGGKKRSDGTVPEANARPLAKVAWFRVVLDEAQSIKNHKTQVARACWGLRAKRRWCLSGTPIQNAIDDLYSYFRFLRYDPYDVYISFCSKIKNPISRNPTNGYRKLQAVLKTIMLRRTKGTLLDGEPIISLPPKYIELKKVDFSMEERDFYYKLEADSRAQFQEYADAGTVKQNYVNILLMLLRLRQACDHPLLVKRYNSNSLWRSSVEMAKTLPQEKQISLLQCLEASLALCSICNDPPEDAFVSVCGHVFCNQCICEHLTGDDNQCPAANCKNPLSTSRVFSKATLNSCLSDQGCDNSPGCSGSEAEEFEPWSQSQPYESSKTKAALEVLKSLCKPQSYTSKSSSEHSTFRKDNDCPGNPSNADNGKSFIDSHEHQNLSDDNRCHGDSVTVVGDKAIVFSQWTRMLDLLEACLKKSSINYRRLDGTMSVVARDKAVKDFNTLPEVSVIIMSLKAASLGLNLVVASHVLMLDLWWNPTTEDQAIDRAHRIGQTRPVSVLRLTVKDTVEDRILALQQKKRMMVASAFGEDGTGDRQSRLTVDDLKYLFMM; from the exons ATGGCGGATGAGGAGGTCGACTTTTCGAAACTGTTCCCCGGTGACGATGGCGATGACGACATGTTTTATATAGATATACATACCGTTCAGAAGGTTCTTGATGAAGACGATGATTGTGATTTTCTGGAG AAATTTCCCGAGGATTCTTCATCAAAAAATGTTTCACCCAGTGAATCTGGAACTCATGACACATTTCAGATACAAAATG GGTCTCAAGTGTTAGAAGAACCACAATTTTCTAGGTTGGGCTTTACAGATTCAGTCACCAGTTTTTCTCCATTCTGCTCGGATGCGTCAGATTCTGGTGTCAGAGGTTCAGTTGGTGTATCTGATTCTGTAGCAAATTCTTGGCTTGATTGTGAACCTGAAAACCAGGGACCTCGATCTCAGGCTTGCTCCTCCCCAAATGCATTTCCTGGTAATCTCAGTAACTCACTCTCCCAGGGTGAAAGTGATGAGGTTTTCTGCACAGAAAAGACCAGAGTCTCTAAACATGAGGTGCCTGCTTGTAGTGCGGAATCAAGTTTACCTGAGGCACAGTcaaaaaatatatcaatttgTGGAGATAATTTGAATCCAAGTCCGTGGAATGGTGAAAATGAGATCCAATTCAAGTATTTGCGAGAGGATGTTGAATTTGAAA ATACTTCAATCAGTTCTATCGTTGACAATGATGATGTAAATATTGAAGGATACGTTGAAGACACTATTGGAGGAGTTTCTGGACAACAGGAAAATGATTCGTGTACATCTTTTGAAGCGTTTATGGATGCTGATATATCTTTGCATGTTGCAACTTCATCTGATTCTACTATTGGTCAAGGTTCCCATGCTTCAAGTGATTTCATTGACTACCATGGATCTTCAACTTATTACAAGGGAATGCATAATGGACCCTTTATTGCTGACTCTTCTCTTCGTATTTTGCCAAATGGTTTTTGCTCTCAATTGCCAGATGACGAAATGATGAATAACATGAAGGCCAAAAATGTGGATTTAAATGCTGATATTACAT CTTGTGATTCATACATGCCATATGGAGACCATTACCAAAACAATTTCCACTGTGAGGATGCTAAGTTCAATGTAGGCCAATCTGTGAAACAAACACCTGGTATTTTTTCTTCTGTAGGGTGTCAGGCTTACCAATTTTTTGAGATTGAAGATAATTATGCAGTTATACCTGGGATATCCAATCAAAATCAAGATAGCAATGGTGGAATTGCTAGTTTTCAAGGAAATGTGGACAATTTGAATTTACAAGCTGCAAATATATCTTTGCCCCATGCCCATGCACTAATCACCAGTGAGAAGCAGTTTGGTTCTGTTAAGAGAGAAGGAGGAGTTCAACATAAACTTGTTGATTCTCatctttcaaaaggaaaaattAAGAATTTCCATGTTGAGGAAGACCCTGATGTTTGCATTATTGAAGACATCAGTCATCCTGCTCCGACAAGTCGATCTACAATCACTGGGAATTTCTCTAGTATTTCTCAATCTTCTGGATATGCCAATCCTCAGTCTTACATGGTTGGAAGTACTAAGCTGAAGGCATGTGATGAGCGTAATATATTACGAGTTGCATTGCAG GATCTATCTCAGCCAAAGTCAGAACTTAATCTACCAGAAGGGTTGTTGGCAGTTCCTCTCTTAAGGCATCAG AGAATTGCTTTATCATGGATGGTTCAAAAGGAAGCATCAAGTTTATATTGCTCAGGAGGAATTCTTGCAGATGATCAG GGACTTGGAAAAACAGTATCAACTATTGCATTGATATTAAAGGAAAGACCTCCATTACTTAATGGGTGCACCAATGCCCACAAAAGTGAATTGGATCTGAATCTGGATGTGGATGATGACGTGCTTCCTCAGAATGGTCGAGTAAAGGAAGAATCTAATATTTGTGAGGATAAGTCAAGTAGATATCCAGTCAAGAGCATGAATTTGCTAAACCAAGCAAAGGGAAGGCCATCTGCCGGGACCCTTATTGTTTGTCCCACTAGTGTCCTACGTCAATGGGCAGAGGAGTTGCGTAGCAAGGTAACTAGTCAAACAAATCTCTCTGTGCTAGTGTACCATGGAAGCAATCGGACAAAAGATCCTTATGAGGTTGCTAAGTATGATGTTGTTCTAACAACTTATTCCATTGTCAGCATGGAGGTTCCTAAGCAGCCTTCAGCTGACAAAGATGATGAGGAAAAAGGAAATGTTGAAGATCAGGCTGTATCAAGCAGGAAAAGAAAATGTCCCTCTAATTCTAGTAAAGGTGGCAAGAAGAGATCAGATGGAACAGTTCCTGAGGCTAATGCTCGACCGCTTGCAAAGGTGGCATGGTTTAGGGTTGTCTTGGATGAGGCCCAAAGtataaaaaatcacaaaactCAAGTTGCAAGGGCCTGTTGGGGTCTTCGTGCGAAGCGAAGATGGTGTTTGTCAGGGACTCCTATCCAGAATGCAATTGACGATCTCTACAGTTACTTCAGATTTTTAAGATATGACCCGTATGATGTCTATATATCATTTTGTTCTAAAATTAAGAATCCAATTAGCAGAAATCCAACAAACGGATATAGAAAGCTACAAGCTGTCTTGAAGACTATAATGTTACGCCGGACCAAGG GTACACTTCTTGACGGGGAACCTATTATTTCCTTGCCGCCTAAATATATTGAGCTGAAAAAAGTTGATTTTTCAATGGAGGAACGTGATTTCTATTACAAACTAGAGGCTGATTCACGTGCACAGTTCCAG GAATATGCTGATGCTGGAACTGTCAAGCAAAATTATGTCAACATTTTGCTGATGCTCCTGCGCCTCAGACAAGCTTGTGATCACCCTTTGCTTGTGAAGCGATACAATTCAAACTCTCTATGGAGATCTTCAGTTGAGATGGCAAAGACACTTCCTCAGGAAAAACAAATCTCTCTTCTGCAATGTTTAGAGGCTTCTTTGGCCCTCTGTAGTATTTGTAAT GATCCTCCTGAAGATGCGTTTGTTTCAGTTTGTGGCCATGTTTTCTGTAACCAATGCATATGTGAACATCTTACCGGTGATGACAACCAGTGCCCTGCTGCAAATTGTAAAAATCCACTGAGCACATCTAGGGTATTTTCAAAAGCCACTCTGAACAGTTGTCTTTCTGACCAGGGTTGTGATAATTCACCTGGTTGCTCTGGTTCCGAAGCTGAAGAATTTGAGCCTTGGTCTCAAAGTCAGCCATATGAATCTTCAAAAACAAAGGCTGCACTTGAGGTTTTGAAGTCACTGTGTAAGCCACAGTCCTATACATCAAAAAGCTCTTCTGAGCATAGCACTTTCAGGAAAGATAATGATTGCCCTGGGAACCCCTCCAATGCTGACAATGGGAAATCCTTCATAGATTCTCATGAGCATCAAAATTTGTCTGATGATAATAGATGCCATGGTGATTCAGTTACTGTCGTAGGGGATAAAGCTATAGTGTTTTCTCAGTGGACGAGGATGCTAGATTTGCTTGAAGCGTGTCTCAAGAAATCTTCTATTAATTATAGAAGGCTTGATGGAACAATGTCAGTTGTTGCAAGAGATAAAGCTGTTAAAGATTTTAACACTCTTCCCGAG GTATCAGTTATAATTATGTCTTTGAAGGCTGCCAGTCTTGGTCTAAACTTGGTGGTAGCTTCCCATGTTCTTATGCTAGATTTATGGTGGAATCCTACAACTGAAGACCAAGCAATAGATAGAGCACATCGAATTGGGCAGACTCGTCCTGTGTCTGTCTTGAGATTAACTGTGAAAGATACAGTTGAAGATCGAATTTTAGCTCTGCAG CAAAAGAAGAGAATGATGGTTGCATCTGCTTTTGGGGAGGATGGAACTGGTGATCGTCAGAGTCGCCTCACTGTGGAtgatttgaaatatttattcatGATGTGA
- the LOC137811998 gene encoding helicase-like transcription factor CHR28 isoform X1, whose protein sequence is MADEEVDFSKLFPGDDGDDDMFYIDIHTVQKVLDEDDDCDFLEKFPEDSSSKNVSPSESGTHDTFQIQNGSQVLEEPQFSRLGFTDSVTSFSPFCSDASDSGVRGSVGVSDSVANSWLDCEPENQGPRSQACSSPNAFPGNLSNSLSQGESDEVFCTEKTRVSKHEVPACSAESSLPEAQSKNISICGDNLNPSPWNGENEIQFKYLREDVEFENTSISSIVDNDDVNIEGYVEDTIGGVSGQQENDSCTSFEAFMDADISLHVATSSDSTIGQGSHASSDFIDYHGSSTYYKGMHNGPFIADSSLRILPNGFCSQLPDDEMMNNMKAKNVDLNADITCMSSGMPSNTTGWMSFLDLSDNVYPSFHSSKGNFDDMSSLSLSACDSYMPYGDHYQNNFHCEDAKFNVGQSVKQTPGIFSSVGCQAYQFFEIEDNYAVIPGISNQNQDSNGGIASFQGNVDNLNLQAANISLPHAHALITSEKQFGSVKREGGVQHKLVDSHLSKGKIKNFHVEEDPDVCIIEDISHPAPTSRSTITGNFSSISQSSGYANPQSYMVGSTKLKACDERNILRVALQDLSQPKSELNLPEGLLAVPLLRHQRIALSWMVQKEASSLYCSGGILADDQGLGKTVSTIALILKERPPLLNGCTNAHKSELDLNLDVDDDVLPQNGRVKEESNICEDKSSRYPVKSMNLLNQAKGRPSAGTLIVCPTSVLRQWAEELRSKVTSQTNLSVLVYHGSNRTKDPYEVAKYDVVLTTYSIVSMEVPKQPSADKDDEEKGNVEDQAVSSRKRKCPSNSSKGGKKRSDGTVPEANARPLAKVAWFRVVLDEAQSIKNHKTQVARACWGLRAKRRWCLSGTPIQNAIDDLYSYFRFLRYDPYDVYISFCSKIKNPISRNPTNGYRKLQAVLKTIMLRRTKGTLLDGEPIISLPPKYIELKKVDFSMEERDFYYKLEADSRAQFQEYADAGTVKQNYVNILLMLLRLRQACDHPLLVKRYNSNSLWRSSVEMAKTLPQEKQISLLQCLEASLALCSICNDPPEDAFVSVCGHVFCNQCICEHLTGDDNQCPAANCKNPLSTSRVFSKATLNSCLSDQGCDNSPGCSGSEAEEFEPWSQSQPYESSKTKAALEVLKSLCKPQSYTSKSSSEHSTFRKDNDCPGNPSNADNGKSFIDSHEHQNLSDDNRCHGDSVTVVGDKAIVFSQWTRMLDLLEACLKKSSINYRRLDGTMSVVARDKAVKDFNTLPEVSVIIMSLKAASLGLNLVVASHVLMLDLWWNPTTEDQAIDRAHRIGQTRPVSVLRLTVKDTVEDRILALQQKKRMMVASAFGEDGTGDRQSRLTVDDLKYLFMM, encoded by the exons ATGGCGGATGAGGAGGTCGACTTTTCGAAACTGTTCCCCGGTGACGATGGCGATGACGACATGTTTTATATAGATATACATACCGTTCAGAAGGTTCTTGATGAAGACGATGATTGTGATTTTCTGGAG AAATTTCCCGAGGATTCTTCATCAAAAAATGTTTCACCCAGTGAATCTGGAACTCATGACACATTTCAGATACAAAATG GGTCTCAAGTGTTAGAAGAACCACAATTTTCTAGGTTGGGCTTTACAGATTCAGTCACCAGTTTTTCTCCATTCTGCTCGGATGCGTCAGATTCTGGTGTCAGAGGTTCAGTTGGTGTATCTGATTCTGTAGCAAATTCTTGGCTTGATTGTGAACCTGAAAACCAGGGACCTCGATCTCAGGCTTGCTCCTCCCCAAATGCATTTCCTGGTAATCTCAGTAACTCACTCTCCCAGGGTGAAAGTGATGAGGTTTTCTGCACAGAAAAGACCAGAGTCTCTAAACATGAGGTGCCTGCTTGTAGTGCGGAATCAAGTTTACCTGAGGCACAGTcaaaaaatatatcaatttgTGGAGATAATTTGAATCCAAGTCCGTGGAATGGTGAAAATGAGATCCAATTCAAGTATTTGCGAGAGGATGTTGAATTTGAAA ATACTTCAATCAGTTCTATCGTTGACAATGATGATGTAAATATTGAAGGATACGTTGAAGACACTATTGGAGGAGTTTCTGGACAACAGGAAAATGATTCGTGTACATCTTTTGAAGCGTTTATGGATGCTGATATATCTTTGCATGTTGCAACTTCATCTGATTCTACTATTGGTCAAGGTTCCCATGCTTCAAGTGATTTCATTGACTACCATGGATCTTCAACTTATTACAAGGGAATGCATAATGGACCCTTTATTGCTGACTCTTCTCTTCGTATTTTGCCAAATGGTTTTTGCTCTCAATTGCCAGATGACGAAATGATGAATAACATGAAGGCCAAAAATGTGGATTTAAATGCTGATATTACATGTATGAGTAGTGGCATGCCCTCAAACACTACTGGGTGGATGTCTTTTCTAGATTTAAGTGATAATGTTTATCCATCTTTTCATTCTAGTAAAGGTAATTTTGATGACATGTCATCACTGTCTCTTTCAGCTTGTGATTCATACATGCCATATGGAGACCATTACCAAAACAATTTCCACTGTGAGGATGCTAAGTTCAATGTAGGCCAATCTGTGAAACAAACACCTGGTATTTTTTCTTCTGTAGGGTGTCAGGCTTACCAATTTTTTGAGATTGAAGATAATTATGCAGTTATACCTGGGATATCCAATCAAAATCAAGATAGCAATGGTGGAATTGCTAGTTTTCAAGGAAATGTGGACAATTTGAATTTACAAGCTGCAAATATATCTTTGCCCCATGCCCATGCACTAATCACCAGTGAGAAGCAGTTTGGTTCTGTTAAGAGAGAAGGAGGAGTTCAACATAAACTTGTTGATTCTCatctttcaaaaggaaaaattAAGAATTTCCATGTTGAGGAAGACCCTGATGTTTGCATTATTGAAGACATCAGTCATCCTGCTCCGACAAGTCGATCTACAATCACTGGGAATTTCTCTAGTATTTCTCAATCTTCTGGATATGCCAATCCTCAGTCTTACATGGTTGGAAGTACTAAGCTGAAGGCATGTGATGAGCGTAATATATTACGAGTTGCATTGCAG GATCTATCTCAGCCAAAGTCAGAACTTAATCTACCAGAAGGGTTGTTGGCAGTTCCTCTCTTAAGGCATCAG AGAATTGCTTTATCATGGATGGTTCAAAAGGAAGCATCAAGTTTATATTGCTCAGGAGGAATTCTTGCAGATGATCAG GGACTTGGAAAAACAGTATCAACTATTGCATTGATATTAAAGGAAAGACCTCCATTACTTAATGGGTGCACCAATGCCCACAAAAGTGAATTGGATCTGAATCTGGATGTGGATGATGACGTGCTTCCTCAGAATGGTCGAGTAAAGGAAGAATCTAATATTTGTGAGGATAAGTCAAGTAGATATCCAGTCAAGAGCATGAATTTGCTAAACCAAGCAAAGGGAAGGCCATCTGCCGGGACCCTTATTGTTTGTCCCACTAGTGTCCTACGTCAATGGGCAGAGGAGTTGCGTAGCAAGGTAACTAGTCAAACAAATCTCTCTGTGCTAGTGTACCATGGAAGCAATCGGACAAAAGATCCTTATGAGGTTGCTAAGTATGATGTTGTTCTAACAACTTATTCCATTGTCAGCATGGAGGTTCCTAAGCAGCCTTCAGCTGACAAAGATGATGAGGAAAAAGGAAATGTTGAAGATCAGGCTGTATCAAGCAGGAAAAGAAAATGTCCCTCTAATTCTAGTAAAGGTGGCAAGAAGAGATCAGATGGAACAGTTCCTGAGGCTAATGCTCGACCGCTTGCAAAGGTGGCATGGTTTAGGGTTGTCTTGGATGAGGCCCAAAGtataaaaaatcacaaaactCAAGTTGCAAGGGCCTGTTGGGGTCTTCGTGCGAAGCGAAGATGGTGTTTGTCAGGGACTCCTATCCAGAATGCAATTGACGATCTCTACAGTTACTTCAGATTTTTAAGATATGACCCGTATGATGTCTATATATCATTTTGTTCTAAAATTAAGAATCCAATTAGCAGAAATCCAACAAACGGATATAGAAAGCTACAAGCTGTCTTGAAGACTATAATGTTACGCCGGACCAAGG GTACACTTCTTGACGGGGAACCTATTATTTCCTTGCCGCCTAAATATATTGAGCTGAAAAAAGTTGATTTTTCAATGGAGGAACGTGATTTCTATTACAAACTAGAGGCTGATTCACGTGCACAGTTCCAG GAATATGCTGATGCTGGAACTGTCAAGCAAAATTATGTCAACATTTTGCTGATGCTCCTGCGCCTCAGACAAGCTTGTGATCACCCTTTGCTTGTGAAGCGATACAATTCAAACTCTCTATGGAGATCTTCAGTTGAGATGGCAAAGACACTTCCTCAGGAAAAACAAATCTCTCTTCTGCAATGTTTAGAGGCTTCTTTGGCCCTCTGTAGTATTTGTAAT GATCCTCCTGAAGATGCGTTTGTTTCAGTTTGTGGCCATGTTTTCTGTAACCAATGCATATGTGAACATCTTACCGGTGATGACAACCAGTGCCCTGCTGCAAATTGTAAAAATCCACTGAGCACATCTAGGGTATTTTCAAAAGCCACTCTGAACAGTTGTCTTTCTGACCAGGGTTGTGATAATTCACCTGGTTGCTCTGGTTCCGAAGCTGAAGAATTTGAGCCTTGGTCTCAAAGTCAGCCATATGAATCTTCAAAAACAAAGGCTGCACTTGAGGTTTTGAAGTCACTGTGTAAGCCACAGTCCTATACATCAAAAAGCTCTTCTGAGCATAGCACTTTCAGGAAAGATAATGATTGCCCTGGGAACCCCTCCAATGCTGACAATGGGAAATCCTTCATAGATTCTCATGAGCATCAAAATTTGTCTGATGATAATAGATGCCATGGTGATTCAGTTACTGTCGTAGGGGATAAAGCTATAGTGTTTTCTCAGTGGACGAGGATGCTAGATTTGCTTGAAGCGTGTCTCAAGAAATCTTCTATTAATTATAGAAGGCTTGATGGAACAATGTCAGTTGTTGCAAGAGATAAAGCTGTTAAAGATTTTAACACTCTTCCCGAG GTATCAGTTATAATTATGTCTTTGAAGGCTGCCAGTCTTGGTCTAAACTTGGTGGTAGCTTCCCATGTTCTTATGCTAGATTTATGGTGGAATCCTACAACTGAAGACCAAGCAATAGATAGAGCACATCGAATTGGGCAGACTCGTCCTGTGTCTGTCTTGAGATTAACTGTGAAAGATACAGTTGAAGATCGAATTTTAGCTCTGCAG CAAAAGAAGAGAATGATGGTTGCATCTGCTTTTGGGGAGGATGGAACTGGTGATCGTCAGAGTCGCCTCACTGTGGAtgatttgaaatatttattcatGATGTGA
- the LOC137811998 gene encoding helicase-like transcription factor CHR28 isoform X4 has product MDADISLHVATSSDSTIGQGSHASSDFIDYHGSSTYYKGMHNGPFIADSSLRILPNGFCSQLPDDEMMNNMKAKNVDLNADITSCDSYMPYGDHYQNNFHCEDAKFNVGQSVKQTPGIFSSVGCQAYQFFEIEDNYAVIPGISNQNQDSNGGIASFQGNVDNLNLQAANISLPHAHALITSEKQFGSVKREGGVQHKLVDSHLSKGKIKNFHVEEDPDVCIIEDISHPAPTSRSTITGNFSSISQSSGYANPQSYMVGSTKLKACDERNILRVALQDLSQPKSELNLPEGLLAVPLLRHQRIALSWMVQKEASSLYCSGGILADDQGLGKTVSTIALILKERPPLLNGCTNAHKSELDLNLDVDDDVLPQNGRVKEESNICEDKSSRYPVKSMNLLNQAKGRPSAGTLIVCPTSVLRQWAEELRSKVTSQTNLSVLVYHGSNRTKDPYEVAKYDVVLTTYSIVSMEVPKQPSADKDDEEKGNVEDQAVSSRKRKCPSNSSKGGKKRSDGTVPEANARPLAKVAWFRVVLDEAQSIKNHKTQVARACWGLRAKRRWCLSGTPIQNAIDDLYSYFRFLRYDPYDVYISFCSKIKNPISRNPTNGYRKLQAVLKTIMLRRTKGTLLDGEPIISLPPKYIELKKVDFSMEERDFYYKLEADSRAQFQEYADAGTVKQNYVNILLMLLRLRQACDHPLLVKRYNSNSLWRSSVEMAKTLPQEKQISLLQCLEASLALCSICNDPPEDAFVSVCGHVFCNQCICEHLTGDDNQCPAANCKNPLSTSRVFSKATLNSCLSDQGCDNSPGCSGSEAEEFEPWSQSQPYESSKTKAALEVLKSLCKPQSYTSKSSSEHSTFRKDNDCPGNPSNADNGKSFIDSHEHQNLSDDNRCHGDSVTVVGDKAIVFSQWTRMLDLLEACLKKSSINYRRLDGTMSVVARDKAVKDFNTLPEVSVIIMSLKAASLGLNLVVASHVLMLDLWWNPTTEDQAIDRAHRIGQTRPVSVLRLTVKDTVEDRILALQQKKRMMVASAFGEDGTGDRQSRLTVDDLKYLFMM; this is encoded by the exons ATGGATGCTGATATATCTTTGCATGTTGCAACTTCATCTGATTCTACTATTGGTCAAGGTTCCCATGCTTCAAGTGATTTCATTGACTACCATGGATCTTCAACTTATTACAAGGGAATGCATAATGGACCCTTTATTGCTGACTCTTCTCTTCGTATTTTGCCAAATGGTTTTTGCTCTCAATTGCCAGATGACGAAATGATGAATAACATGAAGGCCAAAAATGTGGATTTAAATGCTGATATTACAT CTTGTGATTCATACATGCCATATGGAGACCATTACCAAAACAATTTCCACTGTGAGGATGCTAAGTTCAATGTAGGCCAATCTGTGAAACAAACACCTGGTATTTTTTCTTCTGTAGGGTGTCAGGCTTACCAATTTTTTGAGATTGAAGATAATTATGCAGTTATACCTGGGATATCCAATCAAAATCAAGATAGCAATGGTGGAATTGCTAGTTTTCAAGGAAATGTGGACAATTTGAATTTACAAGCTGCAAATATATCTTTGCCCCATGCCCATGCACTAATCACCAGTGAGAAGCAGTTTGGTTCTGTTAAGAGAGAAGGAGGAGTTCAACATAAACTTGTTGATTCTCatctttcaaaaggaaaaattAAGAATTTCCATGTTGAGGAAGACCCTGATGTTTGCATTATTGAAGACATCAGTCATCCTGCTCCGACAAGTCGATCTACAATCACTGGGAATTTCTCTAGTATTTCTCAATCTTCTGGATATGCCAATCCTCAGTCTTACATGGTTGGAAGTACTAAGCTGAAGGCATGTGATGAGCGTAATATATTACGAGTTGCATTGCAG GATCTATCTCAGCCAAAGTCAGAACTTAATCTACCAGAAGGGTTGTTGGCAGTTCCTCTCTTAAGGCATCAG AGAATTGCTTTATCATGGATGGTTCAAAAGGAAGCATCAAGTTTATATTGCTCAGGAGGAATTCTTGCAGATGATCAG GGACTTGGAAAAACAGTATCAACTATTGCATTGATATTAAAGGAAAGACCTCCATTACTTAATGGGTGCACCAATGCCCACAAAAGTGAATTGGATCTGAATCTGGATGTGGATGATGACGTGCTTCCTCAGAATGGTCGAGTAAAGGAAGAATCTAATATTTGTGAGGATAAGTCAAGTAGATATCCAGTCAAGAGCATGAATTTGCTAAACCAAGCAAAGGGAAGGCCATCTGCCGGGACCCTTATTGTTTGTCCCACTAGTGTCCTACGTCAATGGGCAGAGGAGTTGCGTAGCAAGGTAACTAGTCAAACAAATCTCTCTGTGCTAGTGTACCATGGAAGCAATCGGACAAAAGATCCTTATGAGGTTGCTAAGTATGATGTTGTTCTAACAACTTATTCCATTGTCAGCATGGAGGTTCCTAAGCAGCCTTCAGCTGACAAAGATGATGAGGAAAAAGGAAATGTTGAAGATCAGGCTGTATCAAGCAGGAAAAGAAAATGTCCCTCTAATTCTAGTAAAGGTGGCAAGAAGAGATCAGATGGAACAGTTCCTGAGGCTAATGCTCGACCGCTTGCAAAGGTGGCATGGTTTAGGGTTGTCTTGGATGAGGCCCAAAGtataaaaaatcacaaaactCAAGTTGCAAGGGCCTGTTGGGGTCTTCGTGCGAAGCGAAGATGGTGTTTGTCAGGGACTCCTATCCAGAATGCAATTGACGATCTCTACAGTTACTTCAGATTTTTAAGATATGACCCGTATGATGTCTATATATCATTTTGTTCTAAAATTAAGAATCCAATTAGCAGAAATCCAACAAACGGATATAGAAAGCTACAAGCTGTCTTGAAGACTATAATGTTACGCCGGACCAAGG GTACACTTCTTGACGGGGAACCTATTATTTCCTTGCCGCCTAAATATATTGAGCTGAAAAAAGTTGATTTTTCAATGGAGGAACGTGATTTCTATTACAAACTAGAGGCTGATTCACGTGCACAGTTCCAG GAATATGCTGATGCTGGAACTGTCAAGCAAAATTATGTCAACATTTTGCTGATGCTCCTGCGCCTCAGACAAGCTTGTGATCACCCTTTGCTTGTGAAGCGATACAATTCAAACTCTCTATGGAGATCTTCAGTTGAGATGGCAAAGACACTTCCTCAGGAAAAACAAATCTCTCTTCTGCAATGTTTAGAGGCTTCTTTGGCCCTCTGTAGTATTTGTAAT GATCCTCCTGAAGATGCGTTTGTTTCAGTTTGTGGCCATGTTTTCTGTAACCAATGCATATGTGAACATCTTACCGGTGATGACAACCAGTGCCCTGCTGCAAATTGTAAAAATCCACTGAGCACATCTAGGGTATTTTCAAAAGCCACTCTGAACAGTTGTCTTTCTGACCAGGGTTGTGATAATTCACCTGGTTGCTCTGGTTCCGAAGCTGAAGAATTTGAGCCTTGGTCTCAAAGTCAGCCATATGAATCTTCAAAAACAAAGGCTGCACTTGAGGTTTTGAAGTCACTGTGTAAGCCACAGTCCTATACATCAAAAAGCTCTTCTGAGCATAGCACTTTCAGGAAAGATAATGATTGCCCTGGGAACCCCTCCAATGCTGACAATGGGAAATCCTTCATAGATTCTCATGAGCATCAAAATTTGTCTGATGATAATAGATGCCATGGTGATTCAGTTACTGTCGTAGGGGATAAAGCTATAGTGTTTTCTCAGTGGACGAGGATGCTAGATTTGCTTGAAGCGTGTCTCAAGAAATCTTCTATTAATTATAGAAGGCTTGATGGAACAATGTCAGTTGTTGCAAGAGATAAAGCTGTTAAAGATTTTAACACTCTTCCCGAG GTATCAGTTATAATTATGTCTTTGAAGGCTGCCAGTCTTGGTCTAAACTTGGTGGTAGCTTCCCATGTTCTTATGCTAGATTTATGGTGGAATCCTACAACTGAAGACCAAGCAATAGATAGAGCACATCGAATTGGGCAGACTCGTCCTGTGTCTGTCTTGAGATTAACTGTGAAAGATACAGTTGAAGATCGAATTTTAGCTCTGCAG CAAAAGAAGAGAATGATGGTTGCATCTGCTTTTGGGGAGGATGGAACTGGTGATCGTCAGAGTCGCCTCACTGTGGAtgatttgaaatatttattcatGATGTGA